GTTGCCTGCCCTGGCGATGGGTCGGGCGATCAGTCAGGCACTGGACGCCATCGCCCGTCAGCCCGAGGCGGAGCAGGCCATCTCGCGGCTGCTGTTTATCGGTCTGGCGATGATCGAGTCGCTGGCCATCTACTGCCTGGTGGTGATTCTGATCGTGCTGTTCCGCAATCCGTTGCTGGCTTACCTGCCGCACTAGGGCCGGGAGCCGGGGAGCGCCATCGTGCAATTCAACGCCTGGACCTTCGTCCTCGAAATCGTCAACTTCCTGGTCCTGGTGTGGCTGCTGCACCGCTTGCTGTACCGGCCGGTGCTGGCGGTGATTGTCCGGCGCCGGGCCGAGATCGACCGCCAGTTGGGCGAGGCTGATGCCGCCCGGCAGCAGGCAGAAAGGCTCAAGACCGAGTACGACCAGCGGTTGGAGGGCGCGGCGCAGGAACGTGCTGCTGCCCGCCATGCGCTGGACGAAGATGTGGACCGCGAGCGGGGCCGCCAGCTGGAGCTTCTGCAACAGGATCTGGCCGCCGAGCGCGAGCGGGCGGCCACCCTGGCGCAGCGTAAGGCGCAGCAGCTTCGCCATGAAGCTGAAGTGCAGGCTCTGGCGCTGGCCTCCCGCTTTGCCTCTCGCCTGCTCGGCGCGTTGGCCGGGCCGACGCTCGAAGCCAGCCTGATCGATCTGACGCTGACCGAGTGCGGCCACTTG
The Immundisolibacter sp. DNA segment above includes these coding regions:
- a CDS encoding ATP F0F1 synthase subunit C (produces ATP from ADP in the presence of a proton gradient across the membrane; subunit C is part of the membrane proton channel F0), producing MTDIGWLVVLTTVAAVFGIALGVMLPALAMGRAISQALDAIARQPEAEQAISRLLFIGLAMIESLAIYCLVVILIVLFRNPLLAYLPH
- a CDS encoding ATP F0F1 synthase subunit B — translated: MQFNAWTFVLEIVNFLVLVWLLHRLLYRPVLAVIVRRRAEIDRQLGEADAARQQAERLKTEYDQRLEGAAQERAAARHALDEDVDRERGRQLELLQQDLAAERERAATLAQRKAQQLRHEAEVQALALASRFASRLLGALAGPTLEASLIDLTLTECGHLPAERQQALRDGLDQSPGPLQVSSAYPLDAGRRSAIGQALQVLAGGPLPEISFIEDSALLAGIRIQAGAWRLGANLQDELQVFTEMVQPDA